The window atttacataattGAGGGATTTGATCATTCACTTGCTACAGGGTTTGAAAGGTACGTATGTACACCGATTTAGTAAATGACTTTCCGGACTCAAAAGTAGTTTCCCTACTTTATTTGTATTTGTGTTCACGTTGAGTAGAACTCTTGTTGCATATTGATGATGAGTTCTCGTGCAAGGTACTCATGCTTAGTACTCGTGCTATGTCCTCATGTATAGTTCTTATTTCGGGTATGCAtgatgatttctctgtcggatcttCCTAGTTAGTGCTGGATCTTCCTCATGAGTCCTAGTTGTGGTGAGTAGTCTTCGTGATGGGTAGTATTCGTGTTGAGTAACTCTTGTGGTTTAATTTCATTGAAATTTATATCTGTAACGTGTTGTGGTTTAATGTTATGACAGATTAGTCATGTAACTATTTTGACCGTGGGAAGAATAATTCTTGTAACAACTTGACTATTATGGGAAAATTTATCAGAGTTAATTAATTTGGCCGATTAATACTCATAAATTGTtccattattttggtttattatataataatatataagatGAGATTAGAATACGTAAAAACCTCAATATTTTTTTGCAAAACGGATTCTTACTTTGTGCCAAAAACAAAAAGTAAATCCGTATTTTATCTCTTAGTAATATTCGTGTAACTCGAGTAATAAGAACAGAAAAAATACTTTTCGAAAGTGATATCACGATTTAGTGATATTTTAGATCAATTGATTCAccaatacttttaatagtaatataTCAAATCAATCGATCGATACATTATAAGACCACTCCCAACGGTAACCAGCACGGAACCGCCCTCACTCCCTTCCTCGGCCGCCCTCGGCCGCCCTCGACTCTCTTTCCTTCTTCCGTGCTCGATTAAATCGTAAGTATAACAACGTCGAATGGATCAAATTACGGAAAAATGGACCAAAATGTCCAAAGATGTCAAGTTATATATCGGAATTTACTCGAAGCTTGAAATTTTTTGGCAAAGTGGCCAAAATGAAGCCGATATCATGTCACATGCTCGACGTGCATTTAAGGATCAAGTGGGTCGTAACTTCTTATACGAGGATGCGTGGAAAGTTCTCAAAGAATGTCCGAAAATTTTAACATACGAAGGAGTCGTGAACAAAAAAAAATACTCCGATGGAGTTACCGAGTGATGGGCCCGCGAATGAAAGTGGTCCGAGTGGTGGAGCCGGGAATCAAAGTGCTCCGAATTTCCATGAAGAACCTTTACGTCGTCCGCCGGGTCGTGCAAGTTCCAAGACTCATAGGAGTTCGGGTTCATCCGATGCGGCCTCACGTTTGTCGTTCGAGGAAGCCCGCCAAACGTTAATCGAAACCGCAAATGCTACAAGGTTGACCATGGAAAAAATATACATTGAAACCGAGAGGTGTACCATGTTGGATAGTTTAACGTTTCTTACACAACCTTGTGCACCCGACATGACTCCCGAACAACACGCGTTGGTGATGAGAGCCAAAAATAAGATCCAAAAAATTTATCATAACGCGTTTCAATCCGACGACGAAGACGACGAGTAGTGTTTTATTTGTTTAATTACATGTTCTTGTATTGTATTTTAATTTATGTCTTTTTAATTTCAAAAAAATGTAATCGTAACTGTTTAATATAATAAAACTAGTTTAGTGACCCGTGAATTCACAGGTTTGACTAAGGAATTTATGTTATAATATTACAATAATTGACATGTGAATAAGGCTTACAAAAATAGAGCCACAGTTATTAAATTAACCAAATTTACTTAGTTATATGATAATAACATACATAATAATTATGAATTAACTATGTTCTAATGTCACTTACAACCATGAATGACATGGGAAATCAAGACTAAAAACAAACAAACGAATCCATAACAACCTTGAGTAATAGCCCTTATTTAAAGAATATCAAATTTGATGTTCAACTTATAACTTACAAAATAACGGATCAAAACACCAACAACAAAAACTACTCTGTATATTATAAGTAGCATCTAAACCGGTAACTTAAAACCGAACATGAAATCATAGAGTAAAACACCTTTTAATGAATGATAATCGCCGGTAACCATATTTAAAAAGGGGTAGAATCTTTTTATATGCAACCTGCAACTTAACAAACATACCTTTTCAACACTATCAAATGTCACAACAACCTATTCCAAATACAAAAATCGTCATTAACCAAAATAAAAATTCGAACCAAACAtagtatttagtattaataatataaattttgaatcaaACAAATAAGTAGGGATAGACAGTTTACATAAAAAGATAAATCAAGCATCTAAAGATTTCATAGCAACCGTTTTTAGTAAGATACATGAAGAAAATACGGAATACAAACACTACATTTGAAACAATGAACATATTAAAATAGAGGCATATCTAACTTGCAATAGTTATGAAGTTAAAATGGACTTACAAAGTGGTCACCACCCATTATTTCAGTTTTGGTAAATAATTTATTGTTGGCTCAAAGTGAAAAACTCAGTTACATCAGATTATATTATTTTGAATTAGCATTAGCATGTAagtttaaaagaaacaaatttgaaAAAAATTGAAATGAATTTGCACTGCATAAGACTCCTATTTTTCATGAGGAAATGCAAATACCAACTCCAAACACCAAATTCTTGTTTGGCATTTCATCGAACACATTGTGTTCATTCAACAGTTTTTCAAGATTCTAAGAATACATATGATGAACATAAAATCTTTCTCTATCTTACAGCTTTCACCAACAACATAGACCAATAAATCAAACTGAGATCACAAAACTAAGTTAATCCTACATAATCAACTAAATCAAAATAATTTTCATTGAATCAAAAGTATGTATACTATACATAATTAAACCGTTAACTAAAAACTTCACCAAACTTCAAAGAAATCGGAACGATCAGTAAGAATATCACACATACCTGTTGAAAGATTTCATGGTTGTTAGTTTTATGTTGACTTGAATAAAGTATTTCCATATCATGTCGCTCCCGAGTTGTCTAGGCTGTCGTTGCTACAACAATAGAGTAGCTAATCACCTACCAAAACATATTTGTAAGAAAAATACATAAGAAAAATCATTAAAGAACATGAAAAACCCTAGAAATGATTAGATGAagaaaacctattcattaagaaaTCAGAACCAAGAAGATCGAAAATGATAAACTGAAGATGAGGAAGATTTCCAATATACAAATTCTTGATTCTTGATTCATGATTCATGATAGCAGAGAAACAAATTTAGAGGCGTGCCATAGGTAAAATGACAAATTTAAGGCGTACTGTGAAAGCTTTTCTAATAATCCCGAGTTATTTTAAAATTTAATTCTTAAttgttattaaattattaaaaatatgacATCATCAGATTAATTTTTAAAGGCATGTTACAACCTTATAAGCACAAGTTACAACTCTTAGAAGCAGGCGATGACCTCAGCGTAAACTCCCTTTTATAAGATAGAATAGATGTGTTGTTCAAAAAATATAATtgacataaaaataatattatattaataataataataataataatagtaatagatattaataaaaaaaaatgtggGGCCATGTGATGGGAGGAAGGATGTCATGGTTGGTAGTGTTGTGTGATGGAGAGGAAGTGAAAAATAAATGGAGatagaaagctgatgtggcgctgatatgGCGGTGTGTCCTCGGGAGGAAGtacgtcatggttgggagtggtttaaagaaaaatttaatttattaattgtatTTACAATTAAATTCTCTTAAAAAAAACTAGATATTTTCTTAAggttacataatataataataaaaatataaaatgattaaCACGTTTTTCTAATTTAAGATCGGTTTAGAATATTCAAACATGAATGTGAAAACTTTGAAAACAGAAGTAGACAAAATACATGAAAGCCGTCGTTTAAGAAAACACAACCAAGAAAACATTCCCTTTAAGAGGATCTTTGAAGATCATATATATTACTACAATAAAAACATTATAAAAACATTATAAAAATACACTAATTATCTTTCTCGATATGCCACAAAATCCTACAACCTTTGAATGTCAATTAAAATAACATTCACTGGCCTAACAACTTAACACCACTAAAATATAATAATTCTATAAAAAACTATATTTTAATATTAAAATCCGAGTCATCCATATCCCACCAAAGCAGTCATCTTTAAACTCCCATTCACATTCAAAAGTTAATAACGTACCCTAGTAGTCATGCAACTTAACCAACCATGGTTCGAACCATTACGCCAATGTGTTCGTAGCTGATCCGTACCCATTCATTATGCTACCCCATGATGCAACACCCGTCATAAAACTGCCGCCACCGCCACTACCACCACCAGAATTCGTACCGTTTTCATCTTGCCATTCTAAAGACAAAATCTTTGGCTTTACATCAATCAAATTAATCGCGTGATCATCATTCACTTGATCGTGATTATACGCGATTAGTCGTCTTTCCGTAAATGGATTATTAATCGAATCAAGTGTCATTCCTCCAAAAGGTGAACAAAGATTACTACCACCATGATAGTTTTGTCCTATCAAATTTACACCACCCATTTCTGAACCATAACCACCATTTCCCATAATTCCCACACCATTTTCCATAAACTCAATAGCCCTAGTAGCGTTACTATTTAAATTATCAAACATGAaactatgactattaatattacTTGAATTCCCAATCCCAAACAAATTTGACCGGGGAAATTGCATGGCTGTGTCGGGGTACGATAATTGTAGATCACTAGAGTTCATAATCATTGGGTAGTtatggttataattatgattaggattgATCAAATTTAGATTTTGATGATGGTGTtggatattactattactattattatcattattattgttattattattgttactgttATTACCGGTGAGGGTGGTGGATGTAGGTTTCTTGGAAGACGAGGAGACTTTCTTGTTTTTCTTGCAACCGCCACCCACTGGGATATTACGTAGCGTGCCGCCTTTAGTCCAATAACGGCGGCACGTTTTACAGAAGTAACGTGGTTGAGTTAGTGAGTAGTTGTTGTAGTAACAGAATTTGGTGTGAGTTGAATCGCAACGTGGACATTTAAGAGCTTGGTCAAGTTGTGGCCGGAGTCTTCGTTCCATTAATGGCGGAGAACATGCAAGCATTGGATCAGTGATTCCTGATGGTGATGATGAATCCATTTCTGTTTCTTGATCTTGAATTGTACCCTAAAAATGATTGTATTAATAAAGAATGATTGATCAGAATTTGTGTCAGGAATTGTACTTTCAAAACATAAATTCAAAAGGTACAGAAAACAAGACATTACTTCACTTTTTTTAGCTTTTAGTACttgaatcattatcattattgtttttaACAACATATTGTTGTTTTTCTTCATCATGTATGTTCTGAAAATGATATTTTGTTTGCATGCTGTAAAAATGTTGATCAGTGAACCATATATATAGTTAAATTAAACTGGTCGTGGTAATTATttcattaaaataaaaattattattttttgaaaCTTCATATAAAAAAAACACATTATTTGGATTTTTAGTTTAATTCAGATGATACTAGCTTCCTAGCAGCAAACAAGATCAGTTGTCTATAATTCTTTGTAAATCGTAATTCTTATTTTAACTCATAAATAATTCTATAGTAAGTGCATAATTAAAATGCATgcatatataaataaaaacaacaAACAATAATAAGAACTAACTCTTAGAAAAAAATGCTATAACAGTTTGTAAATTTGTCTTACATGATAATAGTTCTAGCTCTGCTACTCTTTTAAAAAGGTGTTCAATCAAAGCAAGTTAATAGTTGAAAAATAAAATTTGGCCAACTTTTTTTTTATTATCTAGCAGGTACTTGCCAACTTTTTGTAAATGGTATTTATACAAAATTAATAATGCATTTATGAGTTAATTTTAACAATAAACTAAGTACTAACAATGACTATATCCAAGAAATAATTAGTACCTGAAACCAGGCAGATGAGTCCATGCAAACTTGAAGCGAAGTTAAACCCATTTGATATCTGAATTATAAAGCTAATCAAACGTGATAAATAGTATTtttcttaacaaaaaaaaaaactaaagaaACTAATTATAAGGATCACACACACAGAAAGTGTGTAACTGTGTGTTGATGTTTAAGATGAAGGAGAGAGTAAATGTGAAGGAGTTTGAAACTGGATGTGAATAAGAAGGAAGAAAAAGTAAAAACGTGGTGGGACCATATACATTCTCGTTGTGGGTCCGACAATCTTGGGATGGTACGCGCGCTTTTTGTGGTATGTAATCGTGGCCGTTGGATGAGTAGGACATCTGGGTGATTGTGATAGTGTGATTTTTGATTATAGCAAACCCGAAAGATGAGTGTGCTGTGTGGGGTACTGGATTGTTGTGAGCGGTCCCACATAGTCGCTTGTAACAAGCAAGGGATAATATTTTAGATGACGTGTCGTTATGTGTTGTGTCCACGTGGAAAATGTGTTTGTGAAGCTATTGTACGACCGTCTCATAATGCCCATTTGCCAGAGTAGTAGCTTCTGAAACCTAGAAATTATAAACACGCATTTTAATATCAATGTACGTCGGTTTACTTCATTACGGAGTATAAGATAATTATGAGCATTTGCGatacaaataaattttttttttttttctctttcttttgGGGTCTTCTTTGGGTTTGGACCAGGTGACGATTTCCCTGTTGGAGATCTGGTTCAGATCTGGGGGTGGTTGCGGATTTTTGTGGAATCGACTCTTCTTCAGACGGTTGTGCTTACGTTGCttgctgtttctttttttttttttttttgtgtggtaGCGAACGTCGTTCTCCCAATCGCCTCAGCTGGTTgttttgttcttttttttttttctgtaaggTATAGTATAACCGTTatgttagtttcatatgttatagcttCAGTTGACATAGTTTTCTTGTAAAAAGTGAGTTCTCACCCAGTTGGTGAGTCGTTTGCTAGGTCTGTCTAGTCTTAGCTAGAGCTCGTTGTTTGGATCTATTGTAGTGATACAAATATTTGAGACACCAATTTTTGATCGTATTAAAAGTGTTGATTTTTTGTTtcgtatttttattttcttttaatacTTTGCCCTTTTTAtgtatctttttaatttttttcttattAAGGTTTCTTTTTTAAGAATAtgattttctttttattttatttttcactgTTCTTTTTTAATTTTTTGCTTAACGTTTATTTTATACCTTTTGCTTAATTTGTTCATGTCTTTTTTTAATTgctatacattttttttttttttttttttttgaaaagcaatatgATATATAAAAACTCAAAATCGCAAAGTACATCACGATATACATCGCATGGCTATGGATACCGAGCTAGAATCCAAATCCAACTACTATACAAATATCTCACTAAAATGACAAATTAAACAAGATAAACGCTAGGATTATGAAGCCAATCATGCCATTCGACTTTCCTTTGCTTGCAACGCTTCGCAACCCAATCAAAGCTCAAGACTTGAATCTCACTTAGTGCATTCGGGGCGGTCCATGAAAGATTTTTGAAAACTTTTTGATTCCTATTTCTCCAAAGAAGATAGCCACAAATCCATTCGACCGCTTGCCATATTTGCCTACCCAAATCGGAGCAATTAGGAGGACCAAAACCACATAGGAGATTATCAAAAGAAAGATTAGCCGAATCAAAACCCCACCAATCACGAACTTTTTTCCAAATTTCACGAACATACGCACACGACCAAAGAGAGTGCTTCACCGATTCAATTTCCAAACCACAAAGAGGGCAAAGAACGGAGTGTAGATCGATACCCCGTTTGTCAAGTTCGGACAAAACGGGTAATCTCTCCCTCTTCGCTCTCCACACGAAAACCTCTACTTTTTTTGGAACAAGATTATTCTTCATAGTCACCAAATTTGAGTTATTTGAAGGAAACATTTTCGCCATAATAAGTTTTGTAAGTTTCTTTGTTGTGAAAGAACCATTACCACTTAGCTTCCATGAGAAAAAGTCTTCTTTTTCCGGATACATTTGAAAAGATGAGAGAAGATCTTCAAGATTATCCAACTCGCCTCTCGTACGTCCCGAAATTGTCCGAATCCAATCCCATGAAAAAGATACCGTGCCATCCACTTGTTGCATACGATTTGAGACCGTGACATGGGGGTTTGATTCGAGCCGCACTAATCTTTTAAAAACCTCCTTGAGTGGTTTATCCAATAACCAAGCATCTTCCCAAAATCTTGTATTATTACCATTTCCGATCACCTTGACGAAGGAGCTTGAAAATTCGACACCCGCATTATCTATCTCGAACCCTGCTTTGACAATATTACTCCAAGTAGAATTAGTACAAGAAAGATTCCCACCCATGTTTATTAAACCCGTATCCCCATAAATGCTTTTAATAACCTTAACCCACAAGGAGTCGGTTTCGGTatgaaacctccaccaccacttgccgattaaaGCTAGATTTTTACAATTAAGAGACCCCACATTAAGTCCGCCATCCACCCGAGGGCGAATAAcatcatcccatttaacccaagaaatTTTGGAATTatcacccgacccgccccaaaaaaaattaCGTCTTACACACTCAAGTTTTTTAAGCACGGAGGGCGGTGCACGGTAGAGCGAGAAGAAATACAACGGGAGGCTATTAAGAACCGCATTCACGAGAGTTAATCGTCCACCGAATGAGATCGTACGCGCTTTCCAATCCGACAATCTTTTCTCAAATTTGTCAATCACCGGTTTCCAATTTGAAATTCTTTTCATGTTCGCACCAATAGGTAGACCGAGATATGTCATAGGAAATAAACCCGACTTACAACCAAACAAAATCGCCATATCCTCTACTTCACTTTTTTCAACACACACCCCAAATAAGTTGCTCTTGTTAAAATTTATCTTCAAACCGGAGCATAGTTCAAAGCATTTCAAAAGCTTCATTAAGTTCTCAAGATTCTCAAAACTCCACTTGCCAAAAAATATGGTGTCATCCGCGTATTGCAAGTGTGAAATAGGGATCTTATCCTTACCGATTTCCACCCCATAATAAAGGCCCTTAGAAACTGCCGCTTTCGCCATCCAATTAAGGCCCTCCGCAGCGATAATGAAGAGAAAGGGGGAGAGGGGGTCACCTTGTCTAACCCCCTTCCCTAAGTTAAACTCTTTCGTTGGAGAGCCGTTAACAAGAACCGATATTGATGCCGATCTAAGACACGAATCAATCCATCTTCTCCATTTAGCTCCGAAACCCATTAATAACATCATTTCATCTAGAAACTCCCAACTAATACTATCAAACGCTTTCTCAAAATCAACTTTAAACACTAAACTCTTAACATGATTATTTTTCAAAAAATCAAGGGATTCATTTGCCACTAAAACACCATCAATAATGTTTCTACCTTTTATGAAAGCACTTTGCTCGAAACCAACAAGATTAGGTATTACCTTCTTAATTCGATTGGAAAGTAGCTTTGCAACAATTTTGTAGAAACTACCAATAAGGCTAATAGGTCTATATTCATTGAGACATACCGGATTCGAAACCTTTGGAATTAAAGTGATGAAAGAAGAATTGCATCCTTGGGATATAACACCTGTTCTCCAAAAATTCCGGATGGCGGATATCAAATCTTCCCCAATAATTGcccaaaattttttaaaaaatctCATATTAAAACCATCCGGTCCCGGAGCCTTATTGCTCGCACACCCTTTTACTGCCTCCCAAATCTCGCTATCACTGAATTGTTCCTCAAGATTATTTTTTTGAAGCTCAGAAAGTTTAAGGACAGAATGCGAACCTGAGATGATGTATCTGTTGGAAGAGGGATCAGAATTCGACACATTTAGACGATTGGCAGACCCATCCACTGTTACAGGCCCAACCACTGTCACAGGCCCATCTGACCCAGTCCTTGAAAAAATTGGGTTTGAGTTTTCACTTGTTACGCGTGGGCCAGGAGCAAAATCAGGCCCGAGAAAAAAGCTGGAAAGCAGTTTAGGCCGAGGCCTGCTCACAGGAGCGAATAGGTTCCTATAAAATTCAAAAATGGCATTTTTAATCTCACCCGGGTCTTCGTTCCATGAGCCATTAATATTGAGACCACGAAAATTGCATTTGCTATTTTTCCTACGGATTGTGTTATGAAAAAACTTCGAGTTCTCGTCCCCCTCAATACACCATTTTAGTCTTGCCTTTTGTCGCAACATATTTGTTTTTACTTTTTCTTTCTCAATCCAATTACGTCTAGATTCTAACCATTTTTCCCGATCCGAATTAGAGAGGGCATTCTCTTCGGCTTTCAACTCCCATTCCATGGCTTCCTTCTTAAAAGCTTCAATCTCTTTATCAAGTCCCCCAAATTTGGTAGCACTCCATTCTTTTAAAGCGAACTTGACGTTTTTGAGTCTATCTCTAAAGTTACAATCCTTACGTGAACCCCGAATTGGTTGACCCCAAGCATCCGTAATGACTTTATCAATTTCCTCGTAATTGAACCACtcgtcgaagaccttgaaaggttTTGGCCCAAAATCGATAAACTTATCCCTCAAAATCAAAGGACAATGATCGGAAAGATGCCTATCCAACGCAACCACCGAGAGATCCTCCCAAAGTCGAAGAAAGTTGTCATCAACTAAAAACCTATCTAGCTTACTTAATTTCCAACCATCATCGCTAATGCGCGTGTATTTTCTCCCACTAATTTCAATCTCGATTAAACCATTTCTATTAATGAATTCATTAAATCTATTCGCCCGACATTGGTGAAATTGAGAATTAATACGATCATCCGACTCTCTAACCTCATTAAAGTCACCAACAAGTAAGCAAGGCACCTTCACCCCGTTAAGAAGCCTATCGAGCATTTCCCAAAATAACCTTTTCTCCCGATCATTGTGGGGGCCGTAAACATTAACAATAACCGATTCCACACCCGACCTTACCCATTTACCTCTAGTAGCAAGAAAGAATTCACATCCAGAGCACTCCACGACATCAAACACACTAGGATCCCAAATGGTAATAAGTCCTCCCGATCTCCCAGTAACTTCCTTTTGTACAAACCCGAAATTCGAACCCCCCCATAACGCACTAATCCATTTATCATTAATTGTTCGACACTTAGTTTCTTGAAAGGCAGCTACGCAAGGCTTTTCACTGACACAGATATTTCTAACCCAACCGAATTTTCCCGATACCGCAAAACCTCTAACATTTAAGGACAAAACCTTCATTAAAAATAAACCAAAGCGACAGAGGAAGGAAGAAACTTACTGAGGATCAGCAGGCCAATAAAGACCAATCTGCTCCCCATATTGCTTAAGTTCATCCATGTTGATCGACAAGGAGGTAGAACCATGCTTCTTCTGCTTCCTTTTCTTATCCTTCGAAGCCCTCTTAGATCTAAAACCGCAACCCTTACATGAGAAGTTATTGGAATCGCCACAATTATTACCCACCCTTGCTCTGCTTTTTAATTTCATGATCCTGGAGGAAGCCTTATAGTTGCACATATATCTCCAATAGCAGTTATTGCAATTAGACACCTCTGTCGTTTTCGCGCTTCTGCAATCGGAAGAAACATGATGTCGGATAGAGTCTGAGTTGAAGTGATTGTTACTGGATTCGACCTCTCTATTGTTTTTAGTCACTCTCTTCTTCGATTTGATTTTTTTCAATTTTCTTTTGGCAACAGAGATAGCTTCAACATTAGAGGAAACCTCGACATCAGAGTTTTTTTCCAGATTTATTTCTCTGCTATCTCCCAGGCCTGCATCGGTTTGCAAGGAATCTGGCCCAAAATGAGTTGTAGGATCAGGCCCAATATTTTCTTTACCAGGCCCAATACCCACAGTACAAGAACCACCCTTATTTATATCATTAGGCCCACCAGACAATCCAATAAAATCTGGATTTGTTTCCTTTACTTCACTCTCAAAATGTGGGGCCTGCAGGCCATTATTCTGACCCTCGTTATATGCATCAGTCTGCACCCTGTCTTGGGACGGGAGAagattattagggttagggttcccAAGATCACGCTTAATCTCGGGACTCATAATTTTTCCAACAAAACCATCTAATGTTTCAGCCACTTTTTCGACTTCATCAAACTTCTCTTCCTCGTTAGTCACAAAACGAGACTCATCATCTTCTACATCATCAACATTCAAATTTTTGCACTTTGCCGGATCCACCATTTTTTCCGGCATCACTTCAGGTAACTCCATATCATCAGATTCGCTGGTACTACCATCGTCTTCATCAACACTATTAAAGACATCATTGTATAACCCGAGTTCATCATCATCCTTAAGACTTTTCCCTTCACTGGAACTAATATCATGGACCTCATTATCGACATCATTCAATGTACCAATGCATTCTGAATCAATGTAGTCGGACCCGTCACTGGAAAGCGAGTCTGACGTATTCCACCCATTGTTCACACACTCACAGCGATCAAGAATATACTTCTCATCCTTTGTATCTTCAACAACGTTGATGAAATATGATTTAGATTTATAAATAAGTTTGATCGCATCATTAACAATACCAGGTTCATAGAGCTTAACAAATACCCTTCCCGTTACTAAGCTTTGATTTCCCGAAAAACTGCAGTTTTCCATTAGGTATACCACGCCCCACCAATCAGCAATGGACTTGAAAGTTTTCTCGGACCAGCAAGGAAGAGGTACCCCCGTAATAGATAGCCACGACATTCTTCCTTCTGGCCAAGCTGAAAAATCCCACATACTTGTTTTATGGATCCATTTGTCTAATTTATGATTACCCCTGACTAACTCCATGGCTGCACTAATAGAAGGGAAAACAAGCAGGACACTAAGCCCTTTGAGTCTCTTAACCTCGATGTTG of the Rutidosis leptorrhynchoides isolate AG116_Rl617_1_P2 chromosome 5, CSIRO_AGI_Rlap_v1, whole genome shotgun sequence genome contains:
- the LOC139846538 gene encoding uncharacterized protein; translation: MGLTSLQVCMDSSAWFQGTIQDQETEMDSSSPSGITDPMLACSPPLMERRLRPQLDQALKCPRCDSTHTKFCYYNNYSLTQPRYFCKTCRRYWTKGGTLRNIPVGGGCKKNKKVSSSSKKPTSTTLTGNNSNNNNNNNNDNNSNSNIQHHHQNLNLINPNHNYNHNYPMIMNSSDLQLSYPDTAMQFPRSNLFGIGNSSNINSHSFMFDNLNSNATRAIEFMENGVGIMGNGGYGSEMGGVNLIGQNYHGGSNLCSPFGGMTLDSINNPFTERRLIAYNHDQVNDDHAINLIDVKPKILSLEWQDENGTNSGGGSGGGGSFMTGVASWGSIMNGYGSATNTLA